The sequence TCCGAGAAGAACGTTTTGAACCAGTTCTTCAACGGTCATAGTGTTGTCCATTTCTATCTGAGCACCAGCAGGTAACACGGCAAATGAGAGTATAAAGGCGAAAAGTAAGCCAATTGGCTTTATTGATGATCGAGTAGTTTCCATGGAATCGGTTGTAAACATCTAATAACCCTGACGGTAAATACTTAGCAAAGTTGCCCGATTCGAATCTAAACAAATTTCATCAATTGAACGCTTAATGATCTCATCGAGCAGCCGCCCCGAATTCTTATATTTGCGGCTCTGACAATACACCTAATGGAAAAGACAAAAAATTACATCGATTCGAATAAAGATAAATTCCTCAATGAGCTGGTAGACCTACTCAAAATACCATCGGTAAGCACAGACGCTTCCTACAAAGGTGATGTTTTGAAAGCGGCAGATTTTATCCGTGAAAAGCTAGAGTCGGCGGGTGCTGACAAAACTGAAGTTTGCGAAACGGGTGGATACCCCATTGTTTATGGAGAAAAAATCATTGATCCTACACTACCCACCGTATTGGTTTACGGCCATTACGACGTGCAACCTGCAGATCCTTTGGAGCTTTGGGATTCACCTCCATTCGAGCCGGTCATAAAAGATGGCTTGGTAATCGCTCGCGGCGCGGCCGACGATAAGGGCCAGATGTACATGCACATCAAGGCTTTCGAATCCATGATGGAAACCAATTCATTGCCCTGCAATGTCAAGTTCATGATCGAAGGTGAAGAGGAAATAGGATCAGATAGCCTTGAGCCATTTATGATTGCCAATAAAGAGAAACTTGCTGCTGATGTAGTATTGGTTTCTGATACGGCCATGATTTCAAACGATGCTCCAAGCATCACCGTAGGTTTAAGAGGACTAAGCTACGTGGAAGTTGAAGTAACGGGTCCTAACCGCGACCTTCACTCCGGCATTTATGGAGGTGGAGTGGCCAATCCCATAAATGCATTGGCAGCAATGATCGCTTCCCTTCAAGATGAAAAAGGAAGAATCACCATCCCGGGATTCTACGACGACGTAGAAGATCTGAGCACTGCCGACAGAGAGAAGCTCAACTTGGCTCCCTTTGATCTTGCAGAATACAAGGCAGATTTGGAAATCAATGATGTAAAGGGTGAAGAAGGCTACACTACCTTGGAGAGAACCAGCATAAGACCGACACTTGATGTAAACGGAATTTGGGGGGGCTACACAGCTCCAGGGGCAAAAACGGTTTTACCTTCAAAGGCTCATGCCAAAATATCCATGCGATTGGTTCCTAATCAATCGTCTGATAAAATCACCGAGCTTTTCCAGAAGCATTTTGAGAGCATTGCTCCTGACTATGTAAAAGTGAAGGTAACACCTCATCACGGGGGTGAGCCTGCCGTAACTCCAACGGATTCTGTAGCCTACAAAGCAGCTGAGATGGCGGTAGAAGAGGCATTTGGTAAAAAGCCAATTCCAATGAGAGGCGGTGGATCTATTCCAATCGTAACTTACTTTGAACGAATTCTCGGTTTGAAAACCATTCTAATGGGATTCGGATTGGATTCCAATAAAATTCACTCCCCCAACGAAAATTATGGCCTCTTCAATTTTTACAAAGGCATTGAAACGATTCCATTGTTCTTCAAAAACTTTGCAGACCTTTCTAAGAAGTAAAGCGCTTTTCCCGCTATTGTCCCTTGTTCTCCTTTTGACTTCATGCACCTACGAAAATGTAGATGTAGAAGACGTTACAGGAGTTAAAATTCAAAAGCTGGACAAGAATGGTATCAGTTTTACTGCAAAATTGAAAATCAACAATCCGAACAATTACAAGATTCACATCACATCTACAGATGCTGATTTGTTCTTGGATGGAAGGAAAGCAGGCAAGGCAGAGTTGGAGAACAAGATGGTCATTCCTGCAAACTTCAATGATGAGATTGAAGCAAAAGTGAGAACGGACTTTGAAGGTGGGAGTCTCCAGCTTATTCCCATCATACTGGGGGCGGCGGTCAGTAAACGAGTCAGTCTGCAAGCCAAAGGCACTCTGAAGGCCCGCTCATTTATAATTGGCCAAAAATTTGATTTCGATTATTCACACGAAGCCAAGTTTTAAAATATGAGTTCTCCAAAGCATACCAATGCGCTGGCAGAAGAAGACAGTCTTTACCTTCTTCAACATGCCCACAATCCGGTAAACTGGATGCCGTGGGGTGAGGAGGCGCGCCAAAAAGCAACCGAGGAAAACAAGCTTGTACTCGTTTCTATTGGCTATTCGAGTTGCCATTGGTGCCACGTGATGGAGCATGAAAGCTTCGAAGATGAGGCGGTGGCCGAAGTTATGAACAGGCATTTCGTCTGCGTAAAGGTCGATAGAGAGGAACGTCCAGATATTGACCAAATCTACATGGAAGCCGTTCAAATGATGACGGGACAAGGGGGCTGGCCGCTCAACTGTTTCACCAATCCCGAGGGGAAACCGGTTTACGGTGGAACCTACTTTCCCAAGGAACAATGGGTACAAGTGCTCAAACAGCTGGCCACACTGTGGAATGACAATCCCGAGAAGGTAAACGAATACGGAGAAAAGCTCACTCAAGGTATGAAGGTTTCGGGCATACTGCCGCCAACTGATCCTAATGCGGATTGGCCGCTCGCGGCGCTAAGCGAAACGATTGAGAATTGGAAAACCCGATTTGACACTGAGCGAGGCGGCCCGAATAAAGCACCGAAATTTCCACTCCCTTCGAATTACTCTTTCCTGCTGAAATACGGCTACATACAAGCAGACGATGAAATTCTCGAACATGTAAAGCTCACGCTTGACGAGATGGGTCGTGGAGGTATTTACGATCAGATTGGCGGAGGCTTCACCCGCTACTCCACCGACTCGGAATGGAAGGTGCCTCATTTTGAAAAAATGCTTTACGACAATGCACAACTGCTCACACTCTATAGCGAGGCATATGCAGCATTTGGCGACTTGGAGTATCTCTACACGGTCAATGGTATCAAGGCTTGGCTGCGCCGTGAGATGCAAAACGGAAAAGGCGGCTATTTCTCAGCTATCGATGCCGATAGCGAAGGCATAGAAGGGAAATTCTACGTTTGGGACAAGCCCATTTTAGAACAGAAATATCCCGATTTCGGCAAGTACTACTACTTGGACCAGAATGCCCTTTGGGAAGGGATGATCATTCCCGTTAGAAAAGGAACGATTTCAGACCTTTCAAAAAATATGGGCATTCCCGAGGAAGAAGTCATTTCAGAACTGGCCGCCATTAATGAAAAATTACTCGCCGAAAGAAGCAAGCGCATGAGACCGGGAACAGATGATAAGAGCCTATGCTCCTGGAATGCGATGCTGATCACGGGATTTGCCAACTCCTACATTCACACCGGAGAAGAATCCGATTTGGCTGAAGCCAAAAGCATATTAGGCTTTATAGAAAGTGAGCTAGTGGATCAAGCCACGCTTGACTTAAAGCACACTTGGAAAAACGGAAAGGCGAAAATCAATGGATTCCTCGAAGACTATGCTTTCTTAATTGAAGCCTATCTCTCTCTCTACGAAGCTACTTTTGCGGAAGCATATTTAGAGCGGGCTAAAGAACTTTCGTTCAAAACCCTCGACCTTTTTTACGACGAGAGGACAGGCGTTTTCTTCTTCACACCTCATCACCAAACCGATTTGGTTTCTCGACCAATGGAGCTCAATGATAACGTAATTCCGTCTTCCAATTCGGTCATGGCAGTGAACTTCATCAAGCTTTCCTCCTACTTCCGCCTGCCACATTTTGAGGCTGTAGCCAAAAGACTGCTTAATGCTGTAGAAAAAGGGATGAAAGAATACGGGTCGGGATATTCCAATTGGGCAGAACTCTGGCTGAGGCTGAGCATCGGCTCCCCGGAATTGGTGGCTGCCGGAAACAAGGCAACCACGGAAATCAGGAAGCTGAAAGTATATGCCCCGCTGGTGGTAAAGGCTGCCGCCGAAGAAAAAAGCCAATTGGAACTGCTCAAAGGCAGACTGGATTCAACCGATCTGCAGTTTTATCTTTGTCAAAATCGAGCCTGCAAAAGACCTGTGAACTCTTTGGCAGAAGCCGAAGGAGAAATCAAGAAAATTTTCGAAAAAAATTGAGAAAGGCAGCCTTCCTATTCTTTCTTATTATTTCGTTTTCCGATTGCTTCGGACAACTCATCTCTCTACCCGAAGGAAAGAACTTCGAGCCTGAAAGCAAGTTCAATCCAACCTTTATCGCTGCAAATAATATCACCGAAATAGTAATCACCGACGAGCTCAAACCCGATGGGGAGAAGATAAAACCAACAGGGAGAAAGATCGTGTACAAATTCAATTCAAAAGGAAGAACCGTTTCCATTCAGGAGATCACCAAGTCAAGAGATACACTCCTTACGATATTCGAATACTCAGAAGGCCGGCTGAGTTGTGAAGTAAAGAATGACGCTTCAGGCCTCTTTAGTTATTGCTACACATATGACAATACGGATCGCCCCAATTCCTTAAAGTACTCCCGACTGGGAAAGAAAAAACAAGGAGATCAAATCACGGAGATCTCAACCGAAACGATCCAACATAAAAGATACGACACCCAATTACAGAGTACTCAATTCAATACATCGGGAAGGCCTTACCGGAAGGAAATCAGGTATTACGACCGGGACGGCTACTACTTAAAATTCGTCTCGGATTTTGTAATGACCAGCCGCCGTGAAGAAGAAAATTACAGTTACGACGAACATGGCCTTCTCTCAATAAAAGAAGTAAAACGCCCGAATGAAGAATATTCGAGACATTACGAGTACGACGAAGTAGGCAACTTACTGGCAGAAGAACTGCGCAGGGGCGGCACAAAAGTTGAAAGACGAGAGTACGTTTATCGCGGTGAAGACATGTTGATCCAAGCAGAATTGACCCGAGACGAAGTTAAGCAAGCCATTCGCATTCAGAGCTATACCTACAGCTTTAGATAGGTCCGTTATGAAGTATTATTTTTGCACTAAATCAGATTTAAAATCATGAGAAAATCCATCATCATTTCGGCGCTTCTCGCGCTTATCACCATCACATCTGTAAGAGCAGATGAAGGCATGTGGTTGCCACTGCTCATAGAGCGTTTGAACCAAAGAGATTTACAGAAAATGGGGCTGCAACTAACCCCCGAAGAAATTTACAGTGTCAACAAGTCCAGCCTAAAGGATGCCATCGTTTCGATGGGTGGTTTTTGCACGGGCGAAATCATCTCGCCGAATGGCTTGATGCTGACCAACCACCACTGTGGGTACGACGCTATTCGCGAAAACAGTACGGTAGAGGCTGACTACCTGACCAATGGTTTTTGGGCCAAATCATACGCCGAAGAGCTCACGAATGAAGGACTTTATGTTTCTTTCTTGGTGCGTATGGAAGACGTAACGGAAGAAATGCTTGCCGCAGTTGAGGGAGCAGAATCAGAAGATGAACGCAATCAAATCATTTCTGCTAAAGGAAAGGAATTGGCAGCGGCAGCTACCCAAGATTCGCATTACAATGCTCGAGTGAGCAGTTTCTACGCAGGCAATGAGTTCTACCTTTTTGTGTACGAGACTTTCACTGACGTTCGCCTCGTAGGAGCGCCACCATCAAGCGTGGGTAAGTACGGAGGAGATACAGATAATTGGATGTGGCCGAGACAAACGGGAGACTTTTCAATGTTTCGTGTTTACAGCGGCCCTGACGGAAAGCCTGCTGATTATAGCCAAGACAATATTCCCCTTTCGCCAAAGCATTTCCTACCTGTATCTATTGCCGGTCTGGAAGAGGGTGACTTTACGATGACCGCCGGTTACCCGGGAAGTACGGATCGATACCTGACTTCATTCGGTATACAGCAAGCACTGGATCTGAAAAACCCAACCATTGTTGAAATCAGAGATGCAAAGCTCGCCGCACTTCGCGAAGACATGAAACAAGATGATGCCGTAAGATTGATGTACGCATCGAAATACGCGCAAATCGCCAACTATTGGAAGTACTTCATTGGACAAACAGAGCAACTGAAAGCCAATAACGTGAAGGAAGCCAAAGAAGAATTGGAAGCAAACTTTCAAAACTGGGCAGATTCTGACCCCGCTCGAAAAGCCAAGTACGGAATGGCCTTGGACATGATCGAAAAAGCCTATGCCATGACCGACAAAAACGTGATCGGTGGTACCTACGTTTTGGAAGGAGGGCTCCTCGGAGCAGATGTCAATCTATTTGCTTACCGAATGGGTAGTCAAATTGATGGATACCTGCAAATGGAAGAAGGAGAAGAGAAAGAGGAAATGAAAAAGGGGCTTATGGCTTACGCCGAAGAATTCTTCGAAGGGGCAAATATGTCTACGGATAAGAAGCTCTTTGCCGTCACTCACGAGTTGTATTCTAAAAATGTACCGGCTGATCAGCAACCTGAGTACATGAAAGACTTGAATGGCAAAATGGACGGCAAGTGGATGAAGTACGCTGATAAGGTTTATTCCAAAAGCATTTTCACCGATAAGGAGCGCATGATGAAATTCTTAACTGATCCATCTCAGAAGACCTATGATAAAGATCCGATGAAGGCTATCAGTGCAGACCTCTTCGCTATTTACCGAGGCAGAGCAGAACAAAATGCCGAAGCCAATGAGATGCTGGTAAAAGGAAACAGACTATTCATTGCGGGACTGAGAGAAATGAATCCCGACAAAGAATTCTATCCCGATGCCAACTCTACCATGCGTCTTTCTTTTGGAAACGTTGCCGACTATGAACCCAAAGACGGAGTGACCTACAACTACTTTACGACCTTGGAAGGGGTGATGGAAAAGATGGATCCCGACGATGACGAGTTTCAAGTTCCTGCAAAGCTGGTCGAACTTTACAAAGCGAAAGACTACGGACAGTATGCCGATAAAAACGGCGACTTGGTGGTAAACTTTATCAGCACGAACGACATTACCGGTGGTAACTCAGGTAGCCCTGTGATCAACGGAAACGGAGAACTGGTAGGATTGGCCTTTGACGGAAACTGGGAGGCGATGAGTGGCGACATCAATTTTGAGAAGTCCATTCAGCGAACCATCTCGGTTGATATTCGGTATGTCCTGTTCATGGTTGACAAGTTTGCCGGTGCGACCAACCTGATTGACGAAATGACATTGGTAAAAACAAAGGCCAAGCCGGCAATGGAAGCGGCAAAAGCACCAATGAATTCAGAAGTGGAAAAAGTGGAGATGAACTAAGTTCATTTCGATAGAAATAGGAAAGCCCGTCGACTCAGTTGGCGGGCTTTTTCTTTTTACCAGCCACAAAATCCTTAAGGTAAAAAGGCTCGAAGTAAGCGGTATCTACAAAGTCGGAAGATTGGTACTTTTGCGCTGCGAGCTTTACCATTCCTTTGGCGGAAGCCTCAACACCTTGGACAAATTCAAAGCCCTTTGGCTCTAGTACGTCAATGCACTTTTCGGCGCCATCGCCAAAGTATAGTACCTTGTCGAAAGCAGAGGCTTCGGGAAAAGATTCAGCTTCCAAAATCTCAGGGCGCGTTAGAAAAACGGCATTTCCTTTTCCGTCAAAACCCGCGCAAAAGACTTCCATCCTTCTGGCATCGATCATGGGTATGAGGAGGGTCTTTTCGTCTCCTGAAAGCAATGAGTTTGCCATGGCTTGAAGGGTGTTTACGGCAATGAGGGGAATACCCAATGCGTAGGCCATTCCCTTGGCTGAGGAAACTCCGATGCGAAGCCCCGTGTATGAACCCGGCCCTTCGCTTACGGCTACTGCATCAATGTCAGAGAATTTAATTCCGCCTTGGCTCATCACGGTTTCTATAAAAACGTGAAGCTTCTCGGCATGGGTATATTTATCTGATCCGTCTTCTTTTACCGCGATAAGCTCCTTTCCGTCGCACAATGCCACGGAGCAATTCTTAGTGGAAGTTTCGAGACAAAGTATCCGTGCCAAAAGTCCTAGTCCTTGCTGTATAAATCTTCTTTGGAAACTGCCTCGACCTTATCGCCTGGCATTAGCTTTTGCGAAACCAAATCGTAAGGTCCACTGATCACTTCCGTGTCCAAATCTATGCCCTTCGTTATCTCAATGTACTTATCGTCTTGGATGCCCGTCTCCACCACTTGGATTTGAGCTCTACCCTCATCGGTAAGCACAAATACGACAGTAAAAGGCTCTCCATCATCTTCGGCTTTTTGCCCCACCAAACGGTCAACTGCCGAAACTTTTTCGGCCTTAGCCGTATCGGTACGGGTCGTTACGCTTTCTATCGGAACGACTACTACATTCTCTTTCCGCGCAGTGATGATATCGACTGTGGCATTCATTCCCGGTCTGAAAGGAGACAATTCAGGATGCTCAGGATCGACTAAGTCGGCGTAAGAATCTTGCAAGATTCGAATCTTCACTTCAAAGTTTGTGACCTGATCGGCAGTCATACCTGAAGATTTGGCCGAGTTGGCAATTTCGGTAACAATTCCTTTAAATTTTCGGTTGATGTAAGCATCTACTTCCACAGCGGCAGTATCATTAAACGCGACTCTTACAATATCGCTTTCGTTTACATCTACCAATACTTCCATGACATCGAGATTGGCTACGCGCATTATCTCCGTACCCGTCATTTGCATGGCTCCTACTACTTGTTCGCCCTCTTCGACTTCTAGCCGAGAAATGGTGCCGTCCATTGGCGCCACGATGGTGGTGCGAGAGTAGGAATCTCCCGCTTCTTTCACCGAAGCTTGTGCGGATTGAACAGTAAATCTTGCCGCTTTTACGCTTTCTTCAGCTGCGGTCACTTCGGCCTCAGCCGTTTCGAAAGTAGCTTGGGCATTGTCAAATTCAGATTGGCTAATTGCCCCGTCTTCGAAAAGTTTTTCGCTTCGTCGAAACGACAATTCAGAATTTCTCAACTGTGCCTTTGATTGAACCAATCGCGCGGCTGCGTTGGCTTTATTGGCCAAAGCATTGTTATATGCAGCCTCGGCTCTGTCCAAAGCGGCTTGCGCCAAATCGGGATTAATCTTAGCGAGAAGCTCACCTTTCAGTACTTTGGCTCCTTCATTAAAGGGCAACTCTAAGATCTTTCCGGAAACTTCAGAAGAGATGATCACCTCCGTTTCGGGCTGAATCTTACCGTTGGCAACTACGGTCTCTACAATCGTTCTTTCTGACGAAACGGCGCTGGTCACTTTAGCGTCACCTTGCGATCGCTTCTTAACGACAGCCACAACAACTAGGGCAAGAATCAGAATTCCTGCAATCCAGAGTAACCGTTTGGTATTTTTATTCATGATGAGTCTTATTAAGCTTTAAAGTGTGATCGGGTTGCCCAGGTAAAAGTCAAGAATCTTCGTTCGAAATACAAAGTCGTACTTCGATCTCAGCATGTCTACTTGGGCGTTGGTGTATTGTGTTTTGGTGAGGTTAAAATCTACCGCATTGATCACCTCTTGCTCATAACGCACTTCGGCATATTTGAAAGATTCTTCCAATGCCCGAACTGCTTGTTCAGATGCCAAATAGGTGTTCATGGCCGCTTTGGCGTCAGCATATGCCTGTTCGATATCAAAACGAAGCTGGTTGGTGATTTGTCGGTAAGAAAGGTTGGCGTCGAGTTGATTGATTTTAGCTCTTTCTACATTTGCTTTGGCTGACCATCCATTGAATATGGGCACACTTAGGGTCAGTTGAAGGTTTTGATTGAAGTTGTCCTGAAGCTGATCGCCAAAATTTTTGGTTTCGAAAGACTGCGTAGTTGGATCTGGCTGAGGAAAAGAGTTTACCGGCAGCACATCACCACCAACTACCACAGTACCTATTGGAAAAGTTGTGAGTTCACCTTCATCCGTAACGACTTGATTCAGTTCAGAAAAACCCGATCCAAGCGAACCACTTAATTGAAGCGATGGATAGAGCTGTCCTTGAGTCGAGCTCAGCGCATACTCCGCTGCGCTTTGTCGTGCTTCCGCGGCCTGAACTTGAGGCATCAGACCTTTAGCTCTCAGGTAGATATCTTGGGCACTATTGCTTAATAGCTCAACACCCTCATCTGTTAGGTCAGGTTTTACAATATCAAACCCTTGCGCTTCGTCATACTCTAGCTGAAGAAGCTGAGTCAAAGAGAGTAGCGATAGGGTTACCGCATTCTCAGCGGTGACCATATTCAGCTGCTCTTGAGCGAGCTGAGATTCCAGATCGAAAAGCATGCCTCTGGGAGACTGCCCTGCATCTACAAGCTTCTCCATTCGATCCACTTGAAGCTGTGTAATTTCTATTTGATTTTGACTTACCAAAAGGCTCTCCTTATTTTGAAGCACGCGCAAGTAAGCCAAGCAAACTTGCAGAGAAATGTCATTC comes from Cryomorphaceae bacterium 1068 and encodes:
- a CDS encoding dipeptidase is translated as MEKTKNYIDSNKDKFLNELVDLLKIPSVSTDASYKGDVLKAADFIREKLESAGADKTEVCETGGYPIVYGEKIIDPTLPTVLVYGHYDVQPADPLELWDSPPFEPVIKDGLVIARGAADDKGQMYMHIKAFESMMETNSLPCNVKFMIEGEEEIGSDSLEPFMIANKEKLAADVVLVSDTAMISNDAPSITVGLRGLSYVEVEVTGPNRDLHSGIYGGGVANPINALAAMIASLQDEKGRITIPGFYDDVEDLSTADREKLNLAPFDLAEYKADLEINDVKGEEGYTTLERTSIRPTLDVNGIWGGYTAPGAKTVLPSKAHAKISMRLVPNQSSDKITELFQKHFESIAPDYVKVKVTPHHGGEPAVTPTDSVAYKAAEMAVEEAFGKKPIPMRGGGSIPIVTYFERILGLKTILMGFGLDSNKIHSPNENYGLFNFYKGIETIPLFFKNFADLSKK
- a CDS encoding LEA type 2 family protein — protein: MQTFLRSKALFPLLSLVLLLTSCTYENVDVEDVTGVKIQKLDKNGISFTAKLKINNPNNYKIHITSTDADLFLDGRKAGKAELENKMVIPANFNDEIEAKVRTDFEGGSLQLIPIILGAAVSKRVSLQAKGTLKARSFIIGQKFDFDYSHEAKF
- a CDS encoding thioredoxin domain-containing protein; its protein translation is MSSPKHTNALAEEDSLYLLQHAHNPVNWMPWGEEARQKATEENKLVLVSIGYSSCHWCHVMEHESFEDEAVAEVMNRHFVCVKVDREERPDIDQIYMEAVQMMTGQGGWPLNCFTNPEGKPVYGGTYFPKEQWVQVLKQLATLWNDNPEKVNEYGEKLTQGMKVSGILPPTDPNADWPLAALSETIENWKTRFDTERGGPNKAPKFPLPSNYSFLLKYGYIQADDEILEHVKLTLDEMGRGGIYDQIGGGFTRYSTDSEWKVPHFEKMLYDNAQLLTLYSEAYAAFGDLEYLYTVNGIKAWLRREMQNGKGGYFSAIDADSEGIEGKFYVWDKPILEQKYPDFGKYYYLDQNALWEGMIIPVRKGTISDLSKNMGIPEEEVISELAAINEKLLAERSKRMRPGTDDKSLCSWNAMLITGFANSYIHTGEESDLAEAKSILGFIESELVDQATLDLKHTWKNGKAKINGFLEDYAFLIEAYLSLYEATFAEAYLERAKELSFKTLDLFYDERTGVFFFTPHHQTDLVSRPMELNDNVIPSSNSVMAVNFIKLSSYFRLPHFEAVAKRLLNAVEKGMKEYGSGYSNWAELWLRLSIGSPELVAAGNKATTEIRKLKVYAPLVVKAAAEEKSQLELLKGRLDSTDLQFYLCQNRACKRPVNSLAEAEGEIKKIFEKN
- a CDS encoding S46 family peptidase; amino-acid sequence: MRKSIIISALLALITITSVRADEGMWLPLLIERLNQRDLQKMGLQLTPEEIYSVNKSSLKDAIVSMGGFCTGEIISPNGLMLTNHHCGYDAIRENSTVEADYLTNGFWAKSYAEELTNEGLYVSFLVRMEDVTEEMLAAVEGAESEDERNQIISAKGKELAAAATQDSHYNARVSSFYAGNEFYLFVYETFTDVRLVGAPPSSVGKYGGDTDNWMWPRQTGDFSMFRVYSGPDGKPADYSQDNIPLSPKHFLPVSIAGLEEGDFTMTAGYPGSTDRYLTSFGIQQALDLKNPTIVEIRDAKLAALREDMKQDDAVRLMYASKYAQIANYWKYFIGQTEQLKANNVKEAKEELEANFQNWADSDPARKAKYGMALDMIEKAYAMTDKNVIGGTYVLEGGLLGADVNLFAYRMGSQIDGYLQMEEGEEKEEMKKGLMAYAEEFFEGANMSTDKKLFAVTHELYSKNVPADQQPEYMKDLNGKMDGKWMKYADKVYSKSIFTDKERMMKFLTDPSQKTYDKDPMKAISADLFAIYRGRAEQNAEANEMLVKGNRLFIAGLREMNPDKEFYPDANSTMRLSFGNVADYEPKDGVTYNYFTTLEGVMEKMDPDDDEFQVPAKLVELYKAKDYGQYADKNGDLVVNFISTNDITGGNSGSPVINGNGELVGLAFDGNWEAMSGDINFEKSIQRTISVDIRYVLFMVDKFAGATNLIDEMTLVKTKAKPAMEAAKAPMNSEVEKVEMN
- the tsaB gene encoding tRNA (adenosine(37)-N6)-threonylcarbamoyltransferase complex dimerization subunit type 1 TsaB, coding for MARILCLETSTKNCSVALCDGKELIAVKEDGSDKYTHAEKLHVFIETVMSQGGIKFSDIDAVAVSEGPGSYTGLRIGVSSAKGMAYALGIPLIAVNTLQAMANSLLSGDEKTLLIPMIDARRMEVFCAGFDGKGNAVFLTRPEILEAESFPEASAFDKVLYFGDGAEKCIDVLEPKGFEFVQGVEASAKGMVKLAAQKYQSSDFVDTAYFEPFYLKDFVAGKKKKPAN
- a CDS encoding efflux RND transporter periplasmic adaptor subunit, producing MNKNTKRLLWIAGILILALVVVAVVKKRSQGDAKVTSAVSSERTIVETVVANGKIQPETEVIISSEVSGKILELPFNEGAKVLKGELLAKINPDLAQAALDRAEAAYNNALANKANAAARLVQSKAQLRNSELSFRRSEKLFEDGAISQSEFDNAQATFETAEAEVTAAEESVKAARFTVQSAQASVKEAGDSYSRTTIVAPMDGTISRLEVEEGEQVVGAMQMTGTEIMRVANLDVMEVLVDVNESDIVRVAFNDTAAVEVDAYINRKFKGIVTEIANSAKSSGMTADQVTNFEVKIRILQDSYADLVDPEHPELSPFRPGMNATVDIITARKENVVVVPIESVTTRTDTAKAEKVSAVDRLVGQKAEDDGEPFTVVFVLTDEGRAQIQVVETGIQDDKYIEITKGIDLDTEVISGPYDLVSQKLMPGDKVEAVSKEDLYSKD
- a CDS encoding TolC family protein, producing the protein MRIAIIFAFFFLASNSSFSQDKWDLQKCIDYAFQNNVTVQQSALNVQRSEIGLKQSKLGLLPSLNTGATYGFNFGQRIDPFTNQFATDRVSTSNLFLSSSLDVFNGFSKRNSMKSNQQDLEASRYDLESIKNDISLQVCLAYLRVLQNKESLLVSQNQIEITQLQVDRMEKLVDAGQSPRGMLFDLESQLAQEQLNMVTAENAVTLSLLSLTQLLQLEYDEAQGFDIVKPDLTDEGVELLSNSAQDIYLRAKGLMPQVQAAEARQSAAEYALSSTQGQLYPSLQLSGSLGSGFSELNQVVTDEGELTTFPIGTVVVGGDVLPVNSFPQPDPTTQSFETKNFGDQLQDNFNQNLQLTLSVPIFNGWSAKANVERAKINQLDANLSYRQITNQLRFDIEQAYADAKAAMNTYLASEQAVRALEESFKYAEVRYEQEVINAVDFNLTKTQYTNAQVDMLRSKYDFVFRTKILDFYLGNPITL